From Denitrovibrio acetiphilus DSM 12809, the proteins below share one genomic window:
- a CDS encoding dihydrolipoyl dehydrogenase family protein has product MKYDFIVIGGGSAGLVAAKFANGLGKKTAIVEKYKLGGDCTHFGCIPSKALLHYSVINPSSGIRAFEHVREMVERIYQTETPDVFRKEGIDVIEGAARFIDSQTIEVNNVSYTARRFLLAMGSSPVVPPISGLDSINYLTNESIFSIKELPLSVVVLGGGPIGIELASALNNLGVDVAVVEMSDNILPREDRELSRILQKKLESDGIKILTGTKVISAEQRDGFVALKTEGTVDTVKAVKILVAVGRRPNIDGMNLNSAGVGTDRNGVVVDKYLRTTAKNIYAAGDVVPPYQFTHVADYEAVTATRNALLPLKKAVNYADIGWCTYTSPELAGCGLTEEQAINKYGDNIHVYKFENTHLDRAITDCSTTGLAKYITDRKGKILGAHILGSRAGEVVHEVMVAKKFNIPFHKLANMVHIYPTYSYSVRQPAKYAAIDMLMNNVFVKFIRGLRK; this is encoded by the coding sequence ATGAAGTATGACTTTATTGTAATAGGTGGTGGTTCCGCAGGACTTGTTGCTGCTAAATTTGCAAACGGTTTGGGCAAAAAAACAGCGATAGTTGAGAAATACAAGCTTGGCGGTGACTGCACTCATTTCGGATGCATACCAAGCAAAGCGCTCCTTCATTATTCTGTTATTAACCCTTCATCCGGCATTAGAGCTTTTGAACATGTGCGGGAGATGGTAGAGCGTATTTATCAGACAGAAACACCTGATGTCTTTAGAAAAGAGGGGATAGACGTTATTGAAGGTGCTGCCCGTTTTATCGATTCGCAGACTATCGAAGTAAATAATGTCAGCTACACAGCCCGTAGATTTTTGCTTGCAATGGGCTCCTCTCCTGTTGTCCCGCCTATATCAGGACTTGACAGTATCAACTACCTTACTAATGAAAGCATTTTTAGCATTAAAGAGCTGCCTCTTTCTGTTGTCGTGCTCGGAGGCGGTCCTATCGGTATAGAGCTTGCATCTGCACTGAATAATCTCGGAGTTGATGTTGCTGTGGTAGAGATGTCAGACAATATCCTGCCTCGCGAAGACAGGGAACTTTCGCGGATATTACAAAAAAAACTTGAATCGGACGGAATCAAAATTCTCACCGGAACAAAAGTTATTTCTGCTGAACAGAGAGATGGATTTGTAGCACTGAAAACTGAGGGCACCGTTGATACTGTTAAAGCAGTAAAGATACTTGTTGCGGTTGGAAGACGACCTAATATTGACGGTATGAACCTGAACTCCGCAGGGGTCGGGACAGATAGAAACGGTGTGGTGGTGGATAAATATCTTCGTACGACAGCGAAAAATATATATGCAGCGGGAGACGTAGTCCCCCCTTATCAATTTACTCACGTGGCAGACTACGAAGCTGTAACAGCCACAAGAAACGCATTACTTCCGCTCAAAAAAGCTGTCAATTATGCAGACATAGGGTGGTGTACATATACATCACCGGAACTTGCCGGATGCGGACTGACCGAAGAGCAGGCAATAAATAAATATGGTGACAATATCCATGTATATAAATTTGAAAATACTCATCTAGATAGGGCAATTACAGACTGCTCAACAACAGGGCTTGCAAAATATATTACTGACAGAAAAGGTAAAATATTAGGCGCACATATATTAGGCAGCAGGGCAGGAGAAGTTGTTCATGAAGTAATGGTGGCTAAAAAATTCAACATCCCCTTCCATAAGCTTGCAAATATGGTGCATATATATCCGACATACTCCTATAGCGTCAGGCAGCCTGCGAAATATGCAGCAATAGACATGCTTATGAATAATGTATTTGTTAAATTTATTAGAGGTTTGCGAAAGTGA
- a CDS encoding TIGR04282 family arsenosugar biosynthesis glycosyltransferase has product MNSLAHIVFIKYPQTGKVKTRLGASVGDMRAAEFYKLMVEQVLRSCYAPNIDTLLFIQPYERLDEFREWLGDEYTFYPQDGTDLGQKMFKALKAAFENGYEKCVLTGTDIPDLNIDIICQADEMLNQHDAVIGPAEDGGYYLIGFNKNTLTDVCFNKMTWSTDKVFEDTIKTFKEINYKISKLKTLSDLDDINDVRRMKNSLKDIIGKTGISL; this is encoded by the coding sequence ATGAACTCTCTGGCACATATTGTCTTTATAAAGTACCCGCAGACTGGAAAGGTCAAGACAAGACTTGGTGCTTCTGTGGGGGACATGAGAGCGGCAGAATTTTATAAGCTGATGGTAGAACAAGTTTTGCGCTCCTGTTATGCTCCGAATATTGATACGCTTCTTTTTATACAGCCTTATGAACGACTTGATGAGTTTAGAGAATGGCTTGGCGATGAATATACTTTTTATCCGCAAGACGGAACTGATCTGGGGCAAAAGATGTTCAAAGCGCTTAAGGCGGCTTTTGAAAACGGTTACGAAAAATGTGTACTCACCGGAACAGATATCCCTGATCTTAATATAGATATAATTTGTCAGGCAGATGAAATGCTCAATCAGCATGATGCAGTGATAGGTCCGGCTGAAGACGGCGGTTACTATCTGATAGGTTTTAATAAAAACACTTTGACCGATGTCTGTTTTAACAAAATGACATGGAGTACAGACAAGGTTTTTGAAGACACAATAAAGACCTTTAAAGAAATAAACTATAAGATCAGCAAGCTTAAAACACTGAGTGATCTGGATGATATCAATGACGTCAGACGGATGAAAAACAGTCTGAAAGACATAATAGGGAAAACAGGTATATCATTATGA
- a CDS encoding methyltransferase family protein — MFLFLILLVLYCILHSVLADAVLMKRFYYLWWYRFFYVLQSILLFIPIFLIYHNLPSEPLFQPALFPYSFYVFVWTVGLGFGIYAVRSYDNGVFLGLTQILIKKNGKNYIYKRPELTKKGALAYVRHPYYTVSLLLIWVRPLDVKDIYLNIILTLYFLLGTINEERKLKKEFGAEYLQYMREVPALIPFTKRK; from the coding sequence ATGTTTTTATTTCTGATTTTGCTTGTACTGTACTGCATTCTTCATAGCGTACTTGCTGATGCTGTGCTGATGAAAAGGTTTTATTATTTATGGTGGTACCGCTTTTTCTATGTATTACAATCTATTTTACTGTTTATACCGATTTTTCTAATATATCATAATCTCCCTTCTGAACCTTTATTTCAACCGGCTTTATTCCCTTATAGTTTTTATGTTTTTGTATGGACAGTGGGGCTGGGGTTCGGCATTTATGCAGTAAGAAGTTACGACAATGGAGTTTTTCTCGGTCTGACACAAATACTTATTAAAAAAAATGGTAAAAATTATATTTACAAAAGACCAGAGCTTACTAAAAAAGGTGCACTTGCATACGTGCGTCATCCTTACTACACAGTTTCTTTGCTCCTGATATGGGTACGTCCTCTTGATGTAAAAGATATTTATCTGAACATTATCCTTACATTATATTTTCTTCTCGGTACAATTAATGAGGAACGTAAACTCAAAAAGGAGTTCGGGGCCGAATATCTGCAATATATGCGTGAAGTTCCGGCTCTGATACCGTTTACAAAGAGGAAATAA